A portion of the Paenibacillus hamazuiensis genome contains these proteins:
- a CDS encoding LacI family DNA-binding transcriptional regulator has translation MDKKYTIKDIAEMAGVSFKTVSRVINNEPNVRPETRRKVLQVIEQTHFKPNVFAKNLQSKSVKNILISIRKAHGQNTTQWFDVLMSHLMRLAGSRSYNLIYEVVYDDSELEHSMMERLGGFIDVVILFYLKDNDKRIELARRSGIPHLSFEKNRSVRVSVSNNNRKGVEEVARFLFERGLTRICFMLGAEIEVNLERAEAMRQAYRQHGIPPERLETVFYMNNLENIHRFVTGKIGSKELPEVFFVSGDEKAIAVYSALQEQGLRIPEDVSVIGFDNIPISRYYSPPLTTMGQDFERLALELFATVDKMMNREEGIAPVEVDPRLIVRQSVR, from the coding sequence TTGGACAAAAAATATACGATCAAGGATATCGCGGAAATGGCCGGCGTGTCCTTCAAGACCGTATCGCGGGTCATCAACAACGAGCCGAACGTGCGGCCCGAGACACGCCGCAAAGTGCTGCAGGTCATCGAGCAGACTCATTTCAAGCCGAATGTGTTCGCCAAAAATCTGCAGAGCAAAAGCGTCAAAAACATCCTGATCTCCATCCGCAAGGCACACGGGCAAAATACGACGCAGTGGTTCGACGTGCTCATGTCCCACTTGATGAGGCTTGCCGGCAGCCGCAGCTACAACCTGATCTACGAGGTCGTCTATGACGACAGCGAGCTGGAGCATTCCATGATGGAGCGGCTCGGCGGCTTCATCGACGTGGTCATTTTATTTTATTTGAAGGATAACGACAAACGCATCGAGCTGGCCCGGCGCAGCGGAATTCCCCATCTGAGCTTCGAGAAGAACCGCAGCGTCCGGGTCTCCGTATCCAACAACAACCGCAAAGGAGTCGAGGAGGTGGCCCGATTCCTCTTCGAGCGGGGACTGACCCGCATCTGCTTCATGCTCGGCGCGGAGATCGAAGTGAATCTGGAGAGGGCGGAAGCCATGCGGCAGGCTTACCGGCAGCACGGCATTCCCCCGGAACGGCTTGAAACCGTGTTTTATATGAACAACCTGGAAAACATTCACCGGTTCGTCACCGGCAAAATCGGGAGCAAAGAGCTTCCGGAGGTCTTTTTCGTCTCGGGCGACGAAAAGGCGATCGCCGTGTACAGCGCCTTGCAGGAGCAAGGCCTGCGCATTCCGGAAGATGTGTCGGTCATCGGCTTTGACAACATCCCCATCTCGCGGTATTATTCGCCGCCGCTCACGACGATGGGGCAGGATTTTGAGCGGCTGGCGCTGGAGCTGTTCGCAACGGTGGACAAAATGATGAACCGCGAGGAAGGAATCGCCCCCGTGGAGGTCGATCCCCGGCTCATCGTCCGTCAAAGCGTCCGCTAG
- a CDS encoding ABC transporter substrate-binding protein — translation MNKLRHALPLISLAVMLAACSPGGDVKQAASSAPPKAEEKTPKEPVKLEFASNASGSTLEAYKTLVSQFNAANPSIRVELNPIAKDYEALMNARMASGDLPDLFNTHGWSVMKYSEYLRPLNDQPWAANLVDEIKPIVTNDKGRMFVLPFDVDMTGLLYNPAILKELNLPVPATWDEFAAVCEAAKKAGYTPIHVGGKDDSGLAGLINRVALSLLIMDSGKNYKKELADGSFDWNQFDRVASLILSWKEKGYFNVDNVTADKNATHTAMAKNKVLFAFQSNQSITEIKKLNPDSAVNMMRIPTSNKADEPFLISGERDAVGVWKNTKHEKEALQFLSFLAEPAQVSAVAASYSIPAAIKGVKVDLGQLGDVFGQYSKVSVTNHFDRQYLPNGMWNTMKSVGTSMLSGMSAKDATKAMKTDYDRLRSAAVR, via the coding sequence ATGAACAAATTGCGCCATGCGCTGCCCCTGATATCGCTTGCCGTCATGCTGGCCGCCTGCTCTCCCGGAGGAGATGTCAAGCAGGCCGCGAGCAGTGCGCCTCCGAAGGCGGAAGAGAAGACCCCGAAGGAGCCGGTGAAGCTGGAGTTCGCCTCCAACGCCTCCGGCTCGACGCTGGAAGCCTACAAGACGCTGGTCTCTCAGTTCAACGCCGCAAACCCGTCCATCCGGGTCGAGCTGAATCCGATCGCCAAGGATTATGAAGCGCTGATGAACGCCCGGATGGCTTCCGGCGACCTGCCGGACCTGTTCAACACCCACGGGTGGTCGGTAATGAAATACAGCGAATATTTGCGTCCGCTGAACGATCAGCCGTGGGCAGCCAACCTGGTGGACGAAATCAAGCCCATCGTCACAAACGACAAAGGCCGGATGTTTGTCCTGCCCTTCGATGTGGATATGACCGGCCTTCTGTATAACCCGGCCATCCTGAAGGAACTGAACCTGCCCGTTCCCGCGACATGGGACGAGTTCGCCGCCGTCTGCGAAGCCGCCAAAAAAGCCGGCTACACGCCCATCCACGTAGGCGGCAAAGACGACAGCGGTCTCGCGGGTTTGATCAACCGGGTCGCCCTGTCCCTGCTCATCATGGACTCCGGGAAAAACTACAAAAAAGAGCTGGCAGACGGCTCCTTCGATTGGAACCAGTTCGACCGGGTCGCCTCGCTCATCCTGAGCTGGAAAGAAAAAGGCTACTTCAACGTGGACAACGTAACGGCCGACAAAAACGCCACCCACACGGCGATGGCGAAAAACAAGGTGCTTTTCGCGTTCCAGTCCAATCAGTCGATCACCGAAATCAAGAAGCTGAATCCGGATTCCGCCGTGAACATGATGCGCATTCCGACTTCGAACAAGGCGGACGAGCCGTTCCTGATCAGCGGCGAACGGGATGCCGTCGGCGTATGGAAGAACACGAAGCATGAGAAGGAAGCGCTCCAATTTTTAAGCTTTTTGGCGGAGCCCGCGCAGGTGTCGGCCGTGGCCGCCAGCTACTCGATCCCCGCCGCGATCAAGGGCGTCAAGGTCGATCTGGGGCAGCTCGGGGATGTGTTCGGGCAATATTCGAAAGTATCCGTAACCAATCATTTTGACCGGCAATATTTGCCGAACGGCATGTGGAATACGATGAAAAGCGTCGGGACGAGCATGCTGTCCGGCATGAGCGCCAAGGACGCGACGAAGGCCATGAAGACGGATTATGACCGCTTGCGGTCCGCTGCGGTCCGATGA
- a CDS encoding carbohydrate ABC transporter permease, protein MPAAIRKRVMPQLRRHRLYLLCLPAFVLFAVFEFYPLLQGIRLSFTDWNGFSQTYRFVGFDNYVRLFHDVRITTALRNTLIYGLAGAAAQNVWGLLYALLLNLKFPGREWVRAVIYLPVLISGLIIGYIWYFLLQYDGGALNDALALLGAAPVDWLADGTRAVGLILLVSSMQYVGQAMVIYLAGLQSIPAAYYEAAAIDGATLWRRFVHITLPLLAPAIISTLILKLIGGLQLFDVIMALTSGGPGFGSHSIPTLINYLYFGNQNAGYSAALGIALFALILSVTLLTGRLARRKEVEA, encoded by the coding sequence ATGCCGGCCGCGATCCGCAAACGGGTGATGCCGCAGCTGCGCCGCCACCGCCTGTATCTCCTTTGTTTGCCGGCTTTCGTCCTCTTTGCCGTGTTTGAGTTTTACCCGCTGCTTCAGGGCATCCGGCTTTCGTTCACCGATTGGAACGGCTTCTCCCAAACGTACCGTTTTGTCGGTTTCGACAATTACGTCCGCCTGTTCCATGACGTTCGGATAACGACAGCGCTGCGCAACACCTTGATCTACGGCCTCGCGGGAGCCGCCGCGCAAAATGTGTGGGGGCTGCTTTATGCGCTGCTCCTGAACCTGAAATTCCCGGGCCGCGAATGGGTCCGCGCCGTAATCTATCTTCCCGTTCTCATCTCGGGTCTGATCATCGGCTACATCTGGTATTTCCTGCTGCAGTATGACGGCGGAGCCTTGAACGACGCGCTGGCGCTGCTTGGCGCAGCGCCTGTGGACTGGCTGGCGGACGGAACTCGGGCGGTAGGCCTCATCCTGCTCGTTTCGTCGATGCAATACGTGGGACAGGCAATGGTCATCTATTTGGCTGGCCTCCAGTCCATTCCCGCCGCCTATTACGAGGCGGCCGCCATCGACGGCGCGACCCTGTGGAGGAGATTCGTCCACATCACGCTGCCGCTGCTGGCCCCGGCCATCATTTCCACGTTGATCCTGAAGCTGATCGGCGGGCTGCAGCTGTTCGACGTCATCATGGCGCTGACAAGCGGAGGTCCCGGCTTCGGCAGTCACTCCATTCCGACCTTGATCAACTACCTTTATTTCGGCAATCAAAATGCCGGCTATTCCGCAGCGCTGGGCATCGCCTTGTTCGCGCTGATTTTGTCCGTCACGCTGCTGACGGGCCGGCTCGCGCGGCGCAAGGAGGTTGAGGCGTAA
- a CDS encoding carbohydrate ABC transporter permease translates to MYIRKILLALLGSVIAVVHAVPLYIALTVALKPARDLSSRWRPPKSPTLEHFRFAWAEGDLLRAFANTLLITSATALLVVVVSAIAAYPIARIRSGVSTVATNAVLAVMMIPSLSVIVPLYSVMNRLGGINTYWGIILVLTTGSLPLAIFLYANFIKAVPKELDEAAIVDGCGAVGTFLRVVLPQLRPVTATVLILKGLGAWNNYHFALYFLQKPELRTVTLSIAGFFTEYSSDLNAASAAALLAVLPVLAAFMLLQKQFIAGLTDGAVK, encoded by the coding sequence ATGTACATCCGCAAAATCCTGCTCGCGCTCCTGGGAAGCGTCATCGCGGTCGTTCACGCCGTGCCGCTGTACATCGCCTTGACCGTGGCGCTGAAACCGGCCCGCGACCTGTCCTCCAGATGGCGGCCGCCGAAGTCGCCGACGCTGGAGCATTTCCGGTTCGCCTGGGCGGAGGGAGATCTGCTCCGGGCCTTCGCCAACACGCTGCTCATCACATCGGCGACCGCGCTGCTCGTCGTGGTCGTCAGCGCCATTGCCGCTTACCCGATCGCACGTATCCGCTCCGGCGTGAGCACCGTGGCGACGAATGCGGTTTTGGCGGTGATGATGATTCCCTCGCTCAGCGTCATCGTACCTCTGTACAGCGTGATGAACCGGCTTGGGGGCATCAATACGTACTGGGGGATCATCCTGGTGCTGACCACCGGCAGCCTGCCGCTCGCCATCTTTTTGTATGCGAATTTTATCAAGGCCGTGCCGAAGGAGCTGGATGAGGCGGCCATCGTGGACGGCTGCGGCGCGGTGGGCACGTTCCTTAGGGTCGTTCTGCCGCAGCTGCGGCCCGTCACCGCCACCGTGCTCATCCTGAAGGGGCTGGGAGCGTGGAACAATTACCATTTCGCCCTTTATTTTCTGCAAAAGCCGGAGCTGCGCACGGTGACGCTGTCCATCGCCGGCTTCTTCACCGAATATTCGTCCGACCTGAACGCCGCTTCCGCCGCCGCGCTTCTGGCGGTGCTGCCGGTGCTCGCCGCTTTCATGCTGCTGCAAAAGCAATTCATCGCGGGCTTAACGGACGGAGCCGTCAAATGA
- the pelA gene encoding pectate lyase, producing MLAKKMKKRMLLPAVCTLGMLMLSVHPAAAGADAAGAEPSAAEALKIVKAEAVAPTQVKVTLSGKLSTFNAADFELDAARGDWYSLNPQLTNSFTIKNATEGTDASGRTTVLLETEQALNPDATITRPAVENPKSVPFLKAAYYTGDAAKDVQTANNLLTWQTAEGGWYKYSLSDKYGRAWDGQEVKSDWRTKDGQDIGTIDNNATTNEILFLAVMYKQTGDARYKEAVNKGLQFLLTMQYPSGGWPQVYPARGNYSDYVTFNDNAMMRVMNVLTMVKKKEYPFNTDIVADDIAAKLQGSLDKGLEYILKSQIAVEGALTAWCAQHDPVTYEPRGARAYEHPSISGSESVDIVKYLMALPDQTPEVKKAWESALAWFDVSKLVGIKYVSGDKNNVYFVPDPASTAWYRFYEIGTNLPIFSGRDGVIKHNILEIEAERRNGYSWGGSWPLNLLKIAGTTGYYENRVYVKVAGSGSQTADGQTLTVGDVKRVEDAIAPVITVQPPGKKTGNHYNIVKTPWILSGTLSEKAELQVNGVPAQVGDNLVFTSAPVELHPGMNDITITAVDKAGNAAAPLALQVVPTEGTAKP from the coding sequence ATGTTAGCGAAAAAAATGAAAAAGCGGATGCTGCTTCCCGCTGTATGCACGCTCGGGATGCTGATGCTTTCCGTCCATCCGGCCGCTGCAGGAGCGGACGCGGCAGGGGCCGAGCCTTCGGCTGCGGAAGCGCTGAAAATCGTCAAAGCGGAGGCCGTCGCGCCGACTCAGGTGAAGGTGACCTTGAGCGGCAAGCTGAGCACTTTTAATGCCGCCGATTTCGAGCTTGACGCCGCACGGGGCGATTGGTACAGCCTGAATCCGCAGCTGACGAACTCGTTCACCATCAAAAATGCGACGGAAGGAACGGACGCCTCCGGCAGAACGACGGTCCTTCTCGAAACGGAGCAGGCGCTGAACCCGGACGCCACGATTACACGGCCTGCGGTGGAGAACCCGAAGAGCGTTCCTTTTTTGAAGGCGGCTTATTATACGGGGGATGCGGCGAAAGATGTTCAGACGGCGAATAACCTGCTGACTTGGCAAACGGCGGAGGGCGGCTGGTATAAATACAGCCTGAGCGACAAGTACGGGCGGGCCTGGGACGGCCAGGAGGTCAAGTCCGACTGGCGGACCAAGGACGGCCAGGATATCGGCACGATCGACAACAACGCCACGACGAACGAGATTTTGTTTCTTGCGGTCATGTACAAGCAGACCGGCGACGCGCGTTATAAAGAGGCCGTTAACAAAGGGCTGCAGTTCCTGCTGACGATGCAGTATCCGAGCGGAGGCTGGCCTCAGGTATATCCGGCGCGCGGCAATTATTCCGATTACGTGACGTTTAACGACAACGCGATGATGCGCGTGATGAACGTGCTGACGATGGTCAAGAAAAAGGAATACCCTTTTAATACGGATATCGTAGCGGACGACATAGCGGCCAAGCTGCAGGGAAGCCTCGACAAAGGTCTGGAGTACATCCTGAAATCGCAAATTGCCGTGGAAGGCGCACTTACCGCGTGGTGCGCCCAGCACGATCCGGTCACCTACGAGCCGCGCGGGGCGAGAGCTTACGAGCATCCGTCCATTTCGGGCTCCGAGTCGGTGGATATCGTCAAATATTTGATGGCGCTGCCGGACCAGACGCCGGAGGTGAAGAAAGCGTGGGAGAGCGCGCTCGCCTGGTTTGACGTGAGCAAGCTCGTCGGGATCAAATATGTATCCGGGGACAAAAACAACGTGTACTTCGTGCCGGACCCGGCCAGCACGGCGTGGTACCGGTTTTATGAAATCGGAACGAACCTGCCGATATTCTCGGGACGCGACGGAGTGATCAAACATAATATTTTGGAGATCGAAGCCGAGCGCCGCAACGGGTACAGCTGGGGCGGCTCCTGGCCGCTGAATTTGCTCAAGATCGCCGGAACTACCGGTTATTATGAGAATCGCGTCTATGTAAAAGTCGCAGGCAGCGGCTCGCAAACCGCAGACGGCCAAACTTTAACCGTCGGCGATGTGAAACGGGTCGAAGATGCGATTGCGCCTGTGATCACTGTTCAGCCACCCGGCAAGAAGACGGGCAATCATTACAACATCGTTAAAACTCCTTGGATACTAAGCGGCACGTTAAGCGAGAAGGCGGAACTGCAGGTGAACGGCGTCCCGGCGCAAGTGGGCGATAACCTGGTCTTCACCTCCGCGCCGGTCGAACTGCATCCGGGAATGAACGACATTACGATCACCGCGGTGGATAAAGCCGGTAACGCGGCCGCTCCACTCGCGCTTCAGGTGGTGCCGACGGAAGGAACGGCCAAGCCTTGA
- a CDS encoding serine hydrolase domain-containing protein, with protein MQIKKDIPENHGLSSQAVLDFFAHIEHLGLKVGSFMLLQNGKATARFCRKPYREDGVQLLFSLSKSFTSIAAGIARDSGLLDLNDKVISFFPDKLPERISDNLEKMTVHHLLSMNTGHHENIYGAVAKEEDWVKAFLSLDVRREPGSFYLYNTHATYMVSAIIERVAGQSLVDFLMPRLFEPLGIPRPSWETCPKGTIAGGMGLSLATESIAKFGQMLLDKGMYDGRRIVSESYIELATRKQSDNRSTAAGRPDWGQGYGYQFHMCRRGAFRGDGAFGQLCFVAPREKIVIAATSSFTDMKPLQTLLDLIYEHILDKLDKHSSMLPDEHAELEQRISSMMSPVAEAQPLPENTPNLDGHLYAIGKNPHQLSTIRFSMRGERLEVEFGYENETGRKVLPFHLTQPERAEDVFVKDLSLHRQEVVTYSSWPDCSTLKLTLVYIETPYVVAYTFKFSGPVLQLEFYQNVSFSPVKELHINGELISVQD; from the coding sequence TTGCAAATTAAAAAGGATATTCCCGAAAATCACGGACTTTCTTCACAGGCGGTGTTGGATTTTTTCGCGCACATCGAGCATCTGGGATTGAAAGTAGGCAGCTTCATGCTGCTGCAAAACGGCAAAGCGACCGCCCGGTTTTGCCGGAAGCCTTACCGCGAAGACGGCGTGCAGCTGCTTTTTTCGCTCAGCAAAAGTTTTACGTCGATCGCAGCGGGCATTGCCCGGGACAGCGGGCTGCTCGATCTGAACGATAAGGTGATATCGTTTTTTCCGGACAAGCTGCCGGAGAGGATTTCGGATAATTTGGAGAAAATGACCGTACACCATCTGTTATCGATGAATACGGGGCATCATGAAAACATATACGGCGCAGTAGCCAAGGAGGAGGACTGGGTCAAAGCCTTCTTGTCTTTGGACGTACGCCGCGAACCGGGCAGCTTCTACCTTTACAACACTCATGCCACTTATATGGTATCGGCCATCATCGAACGGGTCGCTGGGCAGAGTCTTGTCGATTTCTTGATGCCGCGGCTGTTCGAGCCGCTCGGTATCCCGAGGCCTTCGTGGGAAACGTGCCCGAAGGGGACGATAGCGGGAGGGATGGGGCTTAGCCTCGCCACCGAAAGCATAGCGAAATTTGGGCAGATGCTTCTGGACAAGGGCATGTATGACGGACGGCGGATCGTTTCGGAAAGCTATATTGAACTGGCGACCAGGAAGCAAAGCGATAACCGCAGCACTGCGGCCGGCAGGCCGGATTGGGGGCAGGGCTACGGGTACCAGTTTCATATGTGCCGGCGGGGTGCTTTCAGAGGGGACGGTGCGTTCGGGCAGCTGTGTTTTGTCGCGCCCCGGGAAAAGATCGTGATCGCAGCCACATCAAGCTTTACCGATATGAAGCCGCTGCAAACGCTTCTCGATTTAATTTACGAGCATATTTTGGACAAATTGGACAAGCACAGCTCGATGCTCCCGGATGAGCATGCTGAACTGGAGCAGCGCATTTCGTCCATGATGTCTCCCGTTGCGGAAGCGCAGCCGCTGCCTGAAAATACGCCGAATTTGGACGGTCACCTTTATGCGATAGGCAAAAACCCTCATCAATTAAGCACGATACGTTTCAGCATGAGAGGGGAACGGCTGGAGGTGGAATTCGGTTATGAAAATGAAACCGGCCGCAAAGTTTTGCCGTTTCACTTGACTCAGCCGGAACGCGCTGAAGATGTCTTTGTGAAAGACCTGTCGCTTCACCGGCAGGAAGTCGTCACATACTCATCCTGGCCGGACTGCAGCACTTTAAAGCTAACTTTGGTATACATCGAAACGCCGTACGTTGTTGCATATACGTTCAAATTCTCCGGGCCGGTGCTGCAGCTGGAGTTCTATCAGAATGTATCGTTTTCTCCCGTCAAAGAATTACACATTAACGGCGAGCTGATTTCCGTACAAGATTGA
- a CDS encoding phospholipase D family protein translates to MGDKDIVAPASPAKSVPGAVTPPKRPVPPPVPASSRIAPPGQPFANSCSTDAAEIVKLPHQGIDIGWPNESKKLKKLSENALKWFEGAPAPSSGNVVVPYIYGRCAFDDIAEALASAVSPDHRIYLVGWHVLPWTRMKNQPGGEPPANTLLQDYLRKTKAQVRGLFWNTPFKGKDGDNKAIADFINSLPNGAALEDGRLVPADLPVRGPNAHHQKLVVVSGDRGLVAFLGGMDLHISRVDVGGVSPLHDVHIRLNGPSAAAALAVFRDRWLDHPATPALDKAKFQMTADDVRQDFSRVAGLRSEVMDTCTVPGGKVKTRRMLVSIGRTFPDLTKFKPGDSYKFKYPDQSAWQLVKNGIANAREYIYVEDQYLVSRRAKEALVAKLKEPGFKFLLILMSNSYHFEHSNIIQDNEFPYLIGVRNEFRTDFAKVDPGRKKWRMFSLKETKDPGRRPWCGDFVHSKLWIFDDEYVAVGSANCDDRGYTYDTEIMAGITEEPLERAAGGRFARDLRIALWRKHLGLPHAQFVDIAAGLRHWLNLPPSAMVYDSSDLETSLC, encoded by the coding sequence ATGGGGGATAAAGACATTGTCGCCCCGGCTTCGCCGGCAAAATCTGTTCCCGGTGCTGTCACACCGCCGAAACGGCCCGTGCCGCCGCCGGTACCGGCCTCAAGCCGGATTGCGCCGCCGGGCCAGCCGTTCGCAAACAGCTGCAGCACGGACGCCGCCGAAATCGTCAAACTTCCCCATCAAGGGATCGATATCGGATGGCCAAATGAAAGCAAGAAGCTGAAGAAGCTAAGTGAAAATGCCCTGAAATGGTTTGAAGGCGCTCCCGCTCCTTCTTCAGGAAATGTGGTCGTACCTTACATCTATGGCCGCTGCGCGTTCGACGACATCGCCGAAGCTCTTGCGTCCGCCGTTTCGCCCGACCATCGCATCTATCTGGTTGGATGGCACGTCCTGCCTTGGACCCGGATGAAAAATCAGCCGGGCGGCGAGCCCCCGGCGAATACGCTTCTTCAGGACTACTTGAGAAAAACGAAAGCGCAGGTCCGCGGTTTGTTTTGGAACACGCCGTTCAAGGGCAAAGATGGCGATAACAAGGCGATAGCCGACTTCATCAACAGTCTGCCGAACGGCGCCGCCCTGGAGGACGGACGTCTGGTTCCGGCCGATCTGCCCGTTCGAGGTCCTAACGCTCACCACCAGAAGCTCGTCGTCGTCAGCGGCGATCGCGGACTTGTGGCTTTCCTCGGCGGAATGGACTTGCACATTTCACGGGTTGATGTGGGCGGAGTGAGTCCCCTCCATGACGTACACATCCGTTTGAACGGTCCGTCCGCAGCGGCAGCCCTTGCCGTTTTCCGCGACCGATGGTTGGATCATCCGGCAACGCCTGCGCTCGATAAAGCCAAATTCCAAATGACTGCGGACGATGTCAGGCAGGATTTTTCGCGTGTCGCAGGCTTGCGGTCGGAAGTCATGGATACGTGTACTGTGCCGGGAGGCAAAGTCAAGACGAGAAGGATGCTCGTTTCCATTGGAAGAACGTTTCCCGATCTGACGAAATTCAAACCCGGGGATTCTTATAAATTTAAATACCCCGACCAGTCCGCCTGGCAGCTCGTCAAGAACGGCATCGCCAACGCGCGGGAGTACATTTATGTCGAGGATCAATACCTGGTCAGCCGGCGTGCGAAGGAGGCGCTGGTTGCAAAGCTGAAGGAGCCCGGCTTCAAATTTCTGCTCATCCTGATGAGCAATTCGTATCATTTCGAGCACAGCAATATCATTCAAGATAACGAATTTCCCTACTTGATAGGCGTTCGAAACGAATTTCGTACAGACTTTGCAAAGGTCGATCCGGGGCGCAAAAAGTGGCGCATGTTCAGCCTGAAAGAAACGAAGGATCCGGGGCGCAGACCGTGGTGCGGCGACTTTGTCCATTCGAAGCTCTGGATATTCGACGATGAGTACGTCGCTGTCGGCTCCGCCAATTGCGACGACCGCGGATACACTTACGATACCGAGATTATGGCGGGCATTACGGAGGAACCGCTCGAACGTGCGGCGGGAGGAAGGTTCGCCCGCGACCTGCGGATAGCGCTTTGGCGCAAACATCTCGGCCTGCCTCATGCACAATTCGTCGACATAGCCGCCGGGCTGCGGCATTGGCTGAACCTGCCTCCCTCGGCCATGGTTTATGATTCCTCCGACCTCGAAACGAGCCTCTGTTAA
- a CDS encoding Ger(x)C family spore germination protein — protein MRLIAGLAALALLTAGCTDKVDIENISLSLLVSIDLDGNNNLVFTTSSPVFSREAKIKEEEYMSQAVTLRKSRDEDDKTFMALTAGGKTQALLIGKRVMQHEGWFRLLEPYLRDPKNTVNARVVMVDGPAHEVVRFTPADKPRLPLYISKLIDTACSRNICTKTPLHELRRAAQEKGMTAVVTEMRKDGRLIVTGSALLDEAGRYKLSIGPDENRLLRIIQHETKGEFPFTFRAADQPSGDIFPDNAYSFNAQDISVKTKAGYSEGKFKFDIDVKLRVILTERLFPLDVRKEAEKLEQDIARQMEQRFDRLIAKIQKAQIDPIGLGLYARAYEYAHWKPVQDHWGEALSKADVNVRVQATVAAMGTMK, from the coding sequence ATGAGACTAATCGCCGGGCTTGCGGCGCTGGCTTTGCTGACTGCCGGATGCACGGATAAAGTGGACATCGAAAATATCTCTTTATCGCTGCTGGTCAGCATCGATCTCGATGGGAACAATAACCTTGTGTTTACGACGTCCAGTCCGGTTTTCAGCAGAGAGGCGAAAATCAAGGAAGAAGAGTATATGTCACAAGCGGTAACGCTGCGAAAATCGAGGGATGAGGACGATAAAACGTTTATGGCTCTGACCGCAGGAGGGAAAACGCAGGCGCTGCTGATCGGTAAACGCGTGATGCAGCACGAAGGATGGTTCAGGCTGCTTGAGCCGTATTTGCGGGATCCCAAAAACACGGTGAATGCAAGGGTCGTCATGGTGGACGGCCCCGCCCACGAAGTCGTGAGATTCACGCCGGCGGATAAGCCCCGTCTCCCGCTTTATATATCCAAGCTGATCGATACCGCCTGCTCCCGCAATATTTGTACGAAAACACCGCTTCATGAACTGCGGCGGGCCGCTCAGGAAAAAGGGATGACCGCAGTTGTAACTGAGATGCGCAAGGACGGCAGATTGATCGTTACCGGCTCTGCGCTGCTCGATGAGGCGGGAAGGTACAAGCTTTCGATCGGCCCCGACGAAAACAGGCTGCTTCGCATTATACAGCACGAGACGAAGGGAGAGTTCCCGTTTACATTCAGGGCGGCGGATCAACCCTCCGGGGATATTTTCCCCGACAACGCGTACAGCTTTAACGCGCAAGACATATCGGTCAAAACGAAAGCGGGTTACTCGGAGGGCAAGTTCAAATTCGACATCGACGTCAAGCTGCGGGTCATTTTGACGGAGCGCCTGTTTCCGCTCGACGTCAGGAAAGAGGCGGAGAAGCTGGAACAGGATATTGCGCGGCAGATGGAGCAACGGTTTGACCGGTTGATCGCCAAAATTCAAAAAGCCCAGATCGATCCGATCGGGCTTGGTTTGTATGCCCGCGCCTACGAATATGCGCACTGGAAGCCGGTTCAGGACCACTGGGGAGAGGCACTGTCGAAGGCGGATGTGAACGTGCGGGTTCAAGCGACCGTTGCAGCCATGGGAACGATGAAATAG